From the Merismopedia glauca CCAP 1448/3 genome, one window contains:
- a CDS encoding calcium-binding protein — protein MNRVAEEPDREQRIDLEIIVDAYVPEEQAMGWYYYLDKKLHFPFPALWNGSEVEVVEMSPEDDCEQQMFVEVLYQEGEAEDIFSVPLSDIEVEEVDDETAEAIADWHYWLNRGYDFT, from the coding sequence ATGAATAGAGTTGCTGAAGAGCCAGACAGAGAGCAGCGAATTGACCTCGAAATCATCGTTGATGCTTATGTTCCAGAAGAACAGGCGATGGGTTGGTATTATTATCTGGACAAGAAGCTTCATTTTCCTTTCCCAGCCTTATGGAATGGCTCAGAGGTTGAGGTAGTGGAAATGTCACCTGAAGACGATTGCGAACAGCAGATGTTTGTAGAAGTCCTGTACCAAGAAGGTGAAGCCGAGGATATCTTTTCTGTACCTTTATCAGATATAGAAGTAGAGGAAGTTGATGATGAAACCGCAGAAGCCATAGCCGACTGGCATTACTGGTTAAACAGAGGTTATGATTTTACCTGA
- a CDS encoding class I SAM-dependent methyltransferase: MLSKEETIAKTEATFNAASDYFDAPGLSFWNRFGQQTIDRLSLRSGDRVLDVCCGTGASAIPAAVSVGSTGQVLGIDLAESLLELAHNKSRQQGLENIEFRYGDFENLGLPNESFDAIVCVFGIFLVPDMLAAVRELWRMVRPGGKLAITSWGEKVFEPANQIFWGAIEAERPDLCKKFTPWERIGDPASLQSLLEAGGATHVKVFAEVGTHELASPEDWWTMILGGGLRGIIEQLDPAARERVRQANLHFLQTNEVYSLEVNVLYAIAQK; this comes from the coding sequence ATGCTTAGTAAGGAAGAGACAATCGCGAAGACAGAAGCAACTTTTAATGCCGCATCTGATTACTTTGACGCTCCAGGATTATCTTTTTGGAATCGCTTTGGACAACAAACCATCGATCGGCTCTCGCTTCGTTCTGGCGATCGCGTTTTAGATGTTTGTTGTGGGACTGGTGCTTCTGCAATTCCAGCAGCAGTCAGTGTGGGTTCCACCGGACAGGTGCTGGGAATAGATCTTGCCGAATCTTTGCTTGAACTGGCACATAACAAGTCACGGCAGCAAGGTCTTGAAAATATCGAGTTTCGATATGGGGACTTTGAAAATCTAGGTTTACCCAACGAAAGTTTTGACGCAATTGTTTGTGTTTTCGGGATTTTCTTGGTTCCAGATATGCTGGCAGCAGTTCGAGAGCTTTGGCGGATGGTTCGTCCTGGCGGAAAACTAGCGATTACCTCTTGGGGAGAGAAGGTATTTGAACCTGCCAATCAAATTTTCTGGGGTGCGATTGAGGCTGAACGCCCAGATCTGTGTAAGAAGTTTACGCCGTGGGAACGGATCGGCGATCCTGCCTCACTACAATCACTACTAGAAGCAGGTGGCGCAACCCATGTAAAGGTTTTCGCAGAAGTAGGCACTCATGAACTGGCTTCTCCAGAAGATTGGTGGACAATGATTTTGGGGGGCGGACTCAGAGGTATAATCGAGCAACTCGATCCGGCAGCAAGGGAACGTGTCCGACAAGCGAATCTGCATTTCCTTCAGACTAATGAAGTTTATTCACTAGAGGTCAATGTTTTGTATGCAATAGCGCAGAAATAA